One part of the Tunicatimonas pelagia genome encodes these proteins:
- a CDS encoding branched-chain amino acid aminotransferase, with protein MIQTLDIPVNRTSQSKINQVDFEDIQFGKIYSDHIFIADYNGKQWSDLRIEPFADLTMSPATSVLHYGQSIFEGLKAYKNEAGDALIFRPDRNAARFNKSAVRMCMPEISEAVFLGGLRELIKLDQDWIPDRAGTSLYVRPFMIATDEYIGVRPSTTYRFMIFTGPVGAYYSKPVRVKVEKEFVRAADGGTGFAKTAGNYAGSLYPAQLAVKDGYDQLMWTDAKTNEYIEEAGTMNLMLVINDTLLTPPTSGTILDGITRDSILTLAKDWGMKVEVRKVAVTEIVQAIEQNRLQEAFGAGTAATVAHIQTIANDGIDYELPPIEKREFSNKVLKALDDIKYGRAADTHNWVMKID; from the coding sequence ATGATACAGACGTTGGATATTCCAGTAAACCGTACTTCTCAGTCTAAGATCAACCAGGTTGATTTTGAAGATATTCAGTTTGGTAAAATATACTCCGACCACATATTTATTGCCGACTACAACGGTAAGCAGTGGAGCGATCTTCGTATTGAACCCTTTGCCGACCTCACCATGAGTCCCGCCACCTCGGTGTTGCACTACGGTCAGTCCATTTTTGAAGGGTTAAAAGCTTACAAAAACGAAGCAGGTGATGCTCTTATCTTTCGTCCTGATCGGAATGCTGCCCGGTTCAACAAATCGGCCGTGCGGATGTGTATGCCGGAAATATCAGAAGCTGTTTTTCTGGGTGGCTTACGGGAGTTGATTAAACTAGATCAGGACTGGATTCCCGATCGGGCGGGCACATCGCTCTACGTTCGTCCGTTTATGATTGCTACCGATGAATATATTGGGGTGCGCCCTTCAACTACCTATCGTTTTATGATTTTTACTGGGCCGGTAGGCGCGTACTACAGCAAACCCGTTCGGGTGAAAGTAGAAAAAGAATTTGTCCGGGCGGCTGACGGAGGAACTGGATTTGCTAAAACCGCTGGAAACTACGCCGGATCGCTGTATCCGGCGCAATTGGCGGTTAAAGACGGCTACGATCAACTGATGTGGACCGATGCTAAAACCAACGAGTACATTGAAGAGGCAGGCACGATGAACTTGATGCTGGTTATTAACGATACCTTACTTACTCCCCCCACCAGTGGAACCATTTTAGACGGTATCACCCGCGATAGTATTTTGACCTTAGCCAAAGACTGGGGCATGAAGGTAGAAGTCCGTAAAGTAGCCGTTACTGAGATTGTACAAGCAATCGAGCAAAACCGATTACAAGAAGCCTTTGGTGCTGGAACCGCCGCCACCGTAGCTCACATTCAGACGATTGCTAACGACGGTATTGACTACGAACTACCACCCATTGAAAAGCGCGAATTCTCTAATAAAGTGCTCAAAGCCTTAGATGACATCAAGTACGGACGCGCAGCGGACACGCATAATTGGGTGATGAAGATAGACTAA
- a CDS encoding DUF4249 domain-containing protein — MRYCTCLLFFCITACETAIETDVPRNPPQLTVNSLFNPDSVWQVELTQNRYILDSEPFASVPDAEVQVLQNGQTVAILDYVQDAPFIGNSIYRAESSYPQTGEDYTLEVNHPTLGSLFANGQAPESQITITRAVLDTLDQRTEANISNNAVAYGLTIQFEDPPEENFYSLSVLLQYDGFFGTEELLLEERSSFSDIRSDDPIVAQVFDQYRDEIIFTDASFNGQSYTLKLYLLESSILSSGLSFPPFILTEPAYDTQGNIVRDIGELAGLTTLRILLRTTTEEYYQYNYTRDLQASVENNPFAQPVQVFDNVEGGLGIFTGFSQMEKKVIIQ; from the coding sequence ATGCGCTACTGTACTTGTTTGCTATTTTTTTGCATCACCGCCTGCGAGACGGCCATAGAAACAGACGTACCTCGTAATCCTCCGCAACTGACGGTCAATAGCCTATTTAACCCCGACAGTGTGTGGCAAGTGGAGTTAACGCAAAATCGCTATATTTTAGACAGTGAACCATTTGCCTCGGTACCGGATGCAGAAGTGCAAGTGCTACAAAATGGACAAACCGTAGCAATACTGGACTACGTTCAGGACGCCCCATTTATCGGAAACAGTATCTATCGAGCCGAAAGTAGTTATCCCCAAACGGGAGAAGACTACACGCTAGAAGTGAACCATCCAACACTGGGGAGTTTATTCGCTAATGGGCAAGCTCCCGAGAGCCAGATAACTATCACCAGGGCCGTACTAGATACTTTAGACCAACGAACGGAAGCAAATATTAGTAACAATGCAGTAGCCTACGGGCTTACCATACAGTTTGAGGATCCCCCTGAAGAGAATTTTTACAGCTTATCGGTATTACTACAGTATGATGGTTTTTTTGGAACCGAAGAGTTGCTTTTAGAAGAACGATCTAGCTTCTCCGATATCAGGTCAGATGACCCAATCGTAGCTCAGGTGTTTGATCAGTATCGCGATGAAATCATATTTACCGATGCAAGTTTCAACGGTCAGTCGTACACACTAAAGCTGTACCTATTAGAAAGCTCTATTTTATCGTCTGGACTATCTTTTCCACCTTTCATCCTAACAGAACCAGCCTACGATACCCAAGGAAATATCGTCCGAGATATTGGTGAGTTAGCAGGCCTTACTACCCTACGGATTCTTCTTCGCACCACCACCGAAGAGTACTATCAATACAACTATACCCGCGATTTGCAAGCTTCGGTAGAAAATAATCCCTTTGCTCAACCCGTACAAGTTTTCGATAATGTTGAGGGTGGCCTGGGCATTTTTACCGGATTTAGTCAGATGGAAAAAAAGGTTATAATTCAATAA
- a CDS encoding TonB-dependent receptor → MLRLLLVLLPVFYSTFSLAQSYTLSGYVRDAQTGEPLIQATVISSTHGGTTTNRYGYYSLTIPGVETSAADSLQLRFSYVGYAPQTLRLPLQEDIIINVELTASNLLEEVIVEAPEALVHQRTQMSVLSITPEQVARMPALLGEADVLKSLQLLPGVQSGNEGTAGLYVRGGSPDQNLILLDGVPVYNVSHLFGFFSVFNPSSVSYVELIKGGFPARYGGRLSSVLDIRMKEGNMKQFAGEASLGIISGSASIEGPIIKDRASFIISGRRTYLDLIAQPLLNEFVNDDEEGQVNYYFYDLNAKVNARLGKKHHLYLSAYAGQDEGAISDERSRLLEGVQTNSRDNFDLAWGNLTTALRWNYTIAPRWFSNTTLTYSRYDYNNDVTYETIRSGNLTNDIEAALDSAYNFSRQRYRSSIEDWAGRVDVNFTPNPKHDIQFGASAIHHTFNPGAVNYVFDTLASDDVIAGDTLLGSAIIEAWETFVYLEDQWQPSPRFGMNLGVHASAFQVEGETYTSLQPRVSMRYLLAKSLALKASYAQMAQFIHLLTNSGLGLPTDLWVPATERIRPQRAWQAAVGLAKTLRNGLQVSLEGYYKEMDNLLEYRDGADFLNIEEDWQDKVVVGEGRSYGAELLVEQRAGKLTGWVGYTLSWTDRQFDEVNFGERFPFRYDRRHDISVTTSYQWTSKLTASANWVFGTGQAITLPVSSYDPIELADFYFRDVVSEGDVEEIRGRNGFRMQPYHRLDVNIQHSKEKKWGERVWTIGIYNAYNRRNPFFIDRDTLPNRRKQFVQYTLFPILPAISYKLRFE, encoded by the coding sequence ATGCTACGTCTACTGCTGGTTTTACTGCCCGTCTTCTACTCTACTTTCTCACTGGCTCAGTCCTACACACTGAGTGGCTACGTGCGCGATGCTCAGACTGGCGAGCCACTAATTCAGGCCACCGTGATAAGTAGTACCCACGGCGGTACAACAACTAATCGCTACGGCTACTACAGCTTGACAATACCGGGTGTAGAAACGTCGGCCGCTGATTCGCTACAACTACGATTTTCCTACGTGGGATACGCTCCACAAACGCTACGCCTCCCACTCCAAGAGGATATAATCATCAACGTGGAGTTGACCGCTAGCAATCTACTGGAAGAAGTAATAGTAGAAGCTCCTGAAGCTTTAGTGCACCAGCGTACGCAGATGAGCGTATTGTCGATAACACCCGAACAGGTAGCACGAATGCCCGCTTTACTCGGAGAAGCTGATGTGCTTAAGAGCTTACAGCTACTACCAGGGGTACAGTCGGGCAACGAAGGAACGGCCGGACTGTACGTGCGCGGCGGCAGTCCCGACCAAAATCTCATTCTGCTCGATGGGGTACCCGTCTACAATGTATCGCATCTATTTGGCTTCTTTTCGGTCTTTAATCCTAGTTCGGTAAGCTATGTGGAACTCATCAAGGGTGGTTTTCCAGCTCGCTACGGTGGACGGCTATCGTCGGTGCTCGACATTCGGATGAAAGAGGGCAACATGAAACAGTTTGCGGGCGAGGCAAGCTTGGGCATTATTTCGGGTAGTGCCTCAATAGAAGGGCCTATCATCAAAGACCGAGCCTCTTTTATTATCTCTGGGCGACGTACCTACCTGGATTTGATCGCCCAACCACTACTCAATGAGTTTGTAAATGATGACGAAGAAGGGCAAGTAAACTATTATTTCTATGATCTCAATGCCAAGGTCAACGCCCGACTAGGAAAGAAGCACCATCTCTACCTAAGTGCCTACGCCGGACAAGATGAGGGAGCTATCAGTGACGAGCGTAGTCGCTTACTAGAAGGCGTACAAACCAACAGTCGGGACAATTTTGACCTGGCCTGGGGCAACCTTACTACCGCCCTGCGCTGGAACTACACCATTGCGCCCCGCTGGTTCAGCAATACCACTCTCACCTACAGCCGCTACGACTACAATAATGACGTAACGTATGAGACTATCCGATCGGGCAACCTGACTAACGATATCGAAGCTGCCCTCGATAGCGCATACAATTTCTCGCGCCAACGTTACCGCTCGTCTATTGAAGATTGGGCGGGGCGCGTTGATGTGAATTTTACCCCCAACCCCAAGCACGATATTCAGTTCGGAGCTAGTGCTATCCACCATACCTTCAATCCAGGGGCAGTTAACTACGTGTTTGATACGCTAGCGTCCGACGATGTAATTGCGGGGGATACGTTGCTCGGTTCAGCCATTATTGAGGCCTGGGAAACTTTTGTATACTTAGAGGATCAATGGCAGCCGTCGCCCCGCTTCGGTATGAATTTGGGCGTACATGCCTCAGCTTTTCAGGTGGAAGGAGAAACCTATACTTCGCTGCAACCGCGGGTATCAATGCGTTACCTGTTAGCCAAATCTTTAGCCCTGAAGGCTTCCTACGCCCAAATGGCGCAGTTCATCCACCTGCTTACTAACTCCGGATTGGGCTTGCCTACCGACCTATGGGTACCCGCTACCGAACGCATCCGTCCGCAGCGAGCTTGGCAGGCGGCAGTAGGATTAGCTAAAACCCTACGCAATGGTTTACAGGTGAGCTTGGAAGGCTATTATAAGGAAATGGATAACCTACTAGAGTACCGTGATGGAGCCGACTTTCTAAACATAGAAGAAGACTGGCAAGACAAAGTGGTTGTAGGAGAAGGGCGTAGCTACGGAGCCGAACTGCTGGTAGAACAGCGCGCTGGTAAACTAACGGGTTGGGTAGGTTATACCCTTTCGTGGACTGACCGACAATTCGATGAGGTGAACTTTGGCGAGCGTTTTCCTTTTCGCTACGACCGCCGTCATGACATATCGGTAACCACCTCGTACCAGTGGACCAGTAAGCTCACGGCTTCGGCTAACTGGGTGTTTGGCACGGGTCAGGCTATTACCCTACCGGTATCCTCTTACGACCCTATTGAGCTGGCTGATTTTTACTTTCGCGATGTGGTAAGCGAGGGTGATGTAGAGGAAATTCGGGGGCGTAATGGTTTTCGGATGCAACCGTACCATCGGCTGGATGTAAACATTCAGCATAGCAAGGAAAAAAAGTGGGGTGAGCGAGTGTGGACGATCGGAATATACAACGCCTACAACCGCCGTAACCCCTTCTTCATTGATCGGGATACACTGCCCAACAGAAGGAAGCAGTTTGTTCAGTACACCCTATTTCCCATCCTGCCTGCTATTTCCTATAAGCTACGGTTTGAGTAA
- a CDS encoding SGNH/GDSL hydrolase family protein, which produces MSGRASPTWLALGDSYTIGEAVPLHLRWPHQLTRQLGFCNPQYVATTGWTTRDLLDAITEAIFTPPYTWVSLLIGVNNQYQGLDFSLYRPEFTELLEFAIAQTTNARHVLVLSIPDYSVTSFAQDKDPAKIQREIEQYNQVNRQIAEEYGVRYCDITPISQQATDDPSLIADDGLHPSGKMYQLWGEKVKNTVRF; this is translated from the coding sequence ATGAGCGGACGAGCATCACCAACTTGGCTGGCCTTGGGCGATTCCTACACCATTGGCGAGGCCGTTCCGCTTCATCTACGCTGGCCTCACCAACTTACCCGTCAGTTGGGCTTTTGTAATCCTCAGTACGTAGCAACCACCGGCTGGACAACCCGTGATTTACTTGACGCTATTACTGAGGCAATATTTACACCACCCTACACCTGGGTTTCTCTGCTGATTGGCGTAAACAATCAGTATCAAGGTTTAGACTTCTCATTGTATCGACCAGAGTTTACCGAGTTGCTGGAGTTTGCCATCGCCCAGACTACCAATGCCCGGCATGTACTGGTACTATCTATTCCTGACTACAGCGTAACCTCATTTGCTCAAGATAAAGACCCTGCGAAGATTCAGCGGGAGATTGAGCAGTACAACCAAGTTAATCGCCAGATAGCCGAAGAATACGGAGTGCGCTACTGTGACATTACCCCGATTTCCCAACAAGCCACCGACGATCCCAGCCTGATAGCCGACGATGGTCTGCACCCTTCGGGAAAGATGTACCAGTTGTGGGGAGAGAAAGTGAAGAACACAGTCAGGTTTTGA
- a CDS encoding MmcQ/YjbR family DNA-binding protein, with protein MDIEAYRQYCLAKPGVTESFPFDEEVLVFKVMNKMFALTDVTLFTSINLKCDPEQAVELRERYPAVQPGYHMNKQHWNTVLMDGTIGDKLITEWIDHSYDLIVASLPKKLKEELATLS; from the coding sequence GTGGATATTGAAGCCTACCGTCAGTATTGTCTGGCTAAGCCGGGAGTGACCGAATCTTTTCCGTTTGACGAAGAGGTACTGGTATTTAAAGTAATGAACAAGATGTTTGCCCTAACGGATGTAACACTCTTTACCAGTATCAACCTCAAGTGTGATCCTGAACAGGCGGTAGAGCTACGTGAGCGATATCCAGCCGTACAACCAGGCTATCATATGAACAAACAGCACTGGAATACGGTGCTAATGGACGGCACCATTGGCGATAAGCTAATTACCGAGTGGATTGATCATTCCTACGATCTGATTGTGGCGAGCCTACCAAAGAAACTAAAAGAAGAATTAGCTACGCTGTCATGA
- a CDS encoding DUF6728 family protein, whose product MSNQPDKKDENSLKDYFAFGEVFGYFFRKKDPNRKTNFNLRMMHGINKISIIMFLLGIIFLIIKNVF is encoded by the coding sequence ATGAGTAATCAGCCCGATAAGAAAGACGAAAATAGCTTGAAAGATTATTTTGCGTTTGGTGAAGTGTTTGGCTATTTCTTCCGCAAGAAAGATCCGAACCGGAAGACGAATTTTAACTTGCGGATGATGCACGGCATTAATAAAATATCGATCATTATGTTTTTATTAGGAATTATCTTCCTGATTATCAAAAACGTATTTTAG
- a CDS encoding aminotransferase class V-fold PLP-dependent enzyme, giving the protein MNYTEKYPAIQQQIYLNTASCGLLSMKTQQATQQYAQQGSVGRDAWYEELPIIRQAAAKFIGASPSEVALINNFTSSIYQVAQLLQDHRRVLVVADDYPSLLLPWHLLGFEVFTVAALPDGSIPLEAIELSIRQHNIEILAVSHIQYSSGFRLPLDKLSAIRQEHNVKVVVDATQSLGVVPIDLQKTPVDVLIGSGYKWLTAGLGSGILYIHQNLHPQLRPKFLGFGTTGSDFSPQAIDNIPFTPETLEAGHYNFFSLLALKQALSELQEIGINRIFEKVTQLRHQLIAALPPNVQLISNYEANYISSIVVVRASEDAEVQLKAQNIITSTRPKGLRISPHFYNSEADIQQLCSTLAKL; this is encoded by the coding sequence ATGAACTACACTGAAAAGTACCCTGCTATCCAGCAACAAATCTACCTAAACACGGCTAGTTGCGGGCTATTATCTATGAAAACTCAGCAGGCTACGCAGCAGTATGCTCAGCAAGGTAGCGTAGGACGAGATGCTTGGTACGAAGAGTTGCCTATCATTCGTCAAGCAGCGGCAAAGTTTATTGGAGCTAGCCCTTCTGAGGTAGCATTGATTAACAATTTCACTTCCAGTATTTATCAGGTTGCCCAGCTTTTGCAGGATCATCGTCGGGTGTTGGTTGTGGCTGATGACTATCCCTCACTATTGCTACCCTGGCACTTGTTGGGTTTTGAAGTGTTTACGGTGGCTGCATTACCCGATGGTAGTATTCCCTTAGAAGCAATTGAGCTAAGTATCCGCCAGCATAACATCGAGATACTAGCAGTCAGCCACATACAGTACAGTAGTGGGTTTCGTCTGCCGTTAGATAAACTCAGTGCTATTCGTCAAGAGCATAATGTCAAGGTAGTAGTGGATGCAACGCAATCGTTGGGTGTAGTGCCTATTGACTTGCAAAAAACTCCGGTAGATGTACTAATTGGTAGTGGGTACAAGTGGCTTACCGCTGGGCTAGGCAGCGGTATTCTGTATATTCACCAAAATTTGCACCCCCAACTACGCCCGAAATTTTTGGGTTTTGGCACAACAGGAAGCGACTTTTCTCCACAAGCTATCGATAATATTCCGTTTACTCCCGAAACGTTAGAGGCTGGGCATTACAATTTCTTCAGCTTATTGGCTCTAAAACAAGCACTGAGCGAACTGCAAGAAATAGGGATCAACCGTATATTTGAGAAAGTTACCCAGTTGCGCCACCAACTGATTGCGGCATTGCCACCCAACGTACAGCTAATTTCTAACTACGAAGCCAATTACATCTCCAGTATTGTGGTAGTTCGTGCCTCAGAAGATGCCGAAGTACAGCTTAAAGCTCAAAACATTATTACCTCCACCCGTCCGAAAGGGTTACGCATTAGTCCTCATTTTTACAATAGCGAAGCCGATATTCAACAGCTTTGCTCAACCTTAGCTAAGTTGTGA
- a CDS encoding mechanosensitive ion channel family protein has translation MRLIICIFLLSQVTFSFGQTDSLLLDSAQAIPADSSVADTVFVDEKEESIAENIGIDKPPFRVSLGKIIWSVIIFILGYFLIRFCTRLLGLLAERSTTERRITVKGFVPVVRIVGWIVVIYVVIAGIIRPPIETVLAFTASVAVAVGFASQDILKNIFGGIVILLDQPFKMGDKIEIGSFYGEVVEIGLRSTRIVTPDDSLVSIPNGELMNQSVSNSNVGEPNCQVVAEIFLPIDIDTERVRHIATEAAQTSRYIFLNKPIAVLFFNEVKDRRSYLKMRLKAYVMDIRYEFTFKSELTEIVMRELLYEQIITSDDYA, from the coding sequence ATGCGCCTCATTATCTGTATATTTTTGCTTAGCCAAGTAACGTTCTCCTTCGGGCAGACTGACTCCTTATTGCTTGATTCAGCTCAGGCTATTCCAGCTGACTCATCAGTTGCAGATACGGTATTCGTCGATGAAAAGGAAGAGTCAATAGCTGAGAATATTGGCATTGATAAACCTCCGTTCCGGGTTTCCTTAGGTAAAATTATTTGGAGTGTTATTATATTTATACTAGGCTATTTTCTTATTCGGTTTTGCACGCGCTTGCTTGGGCTACTGGCTGAACGTAGTACCACCGAACGGAGAATTACCGTGAAAGGCTTTGTACCGGTCGTTCGTATTGTGGGCTGGATTGTTGTTATCTACGTAGTGATTGCCGGTATTATTCGGCCACCGATAGAAACCGTATTGGCATTTACTGCTTCAGTGGCAGTAGCCGTGGGTTTTGCTTCTCAGGATATTTTGAAGAATATCTTCGGAGGTATCGTTATTCTGCTCGACCAGCCCTTTAAGATGGGAGATAAAATTGAGATTGGTTCGTTCTACGGCGAAGTAGTAGAAATCGGGCTACGCTCTACCCGCATTGTCACCCCGGACGATTCTTTGGTTTCTATTCCTAATGGAGAACTGATGAACCAATCGGTATCGAATAGTAATGTAGGAGAACCCAACTGTCAGGTAGTAGCCGAAATTTTTCTACCGATTGATATTGATACCGAGCGGGTGCGCCACATTGCCACCGAAGCGGCTCAAACATCTCGCTACATCTTTCTGAACAAACCCATTGCGGTGCTTTTCTTCAACGAAGTAAAAGACCGACGCTCGTATCTCAAGATGCGCCTGAAAGCCTACGTGATGGATATTCGCTACGAGTTTACCTTTAAAAGTGAGCTTACCGAAATTGTGATGCGGGAATTGCTTTATGAACAGATTATTACCTCGGATGATTATGCTTAA